Genomic segment of Leuconostoc mesenteroides subsp. mesenteroides:
CTGGATGCTAATATTTTTGACTAATTATTCAAGTCAATCCAGTATCGACAAAATAGCTTTCCTGTGCTGGGCTCTTTGATGATATTTTCAAGGACGCCACCATGAGCTTCAATCGTTTTGCGGCTAGCAGTATTCCATTTTTCAGCGGTAACCAAGACGGGTGAAATTTTGCGTTGTTGATACATGTGTAGGGTTAATTCTAACATTTTCTTAGCTATTCCTTGTTGACGCCAAGCAGGGGCAACGCCGTATCCTATGTGTCCGCCAAATTGAAGCAAGTGTGCATTTAACTCCCATCGAGCTGATACACCACCTTTTATCAAACCATCCTCAATAAAGAAATAGTTACTGACGGGAACAAAGTTATTCATACTATTATTTTTCATTTGCGCTAGATTAGTTAAATATTCAGCGAAACTGACAGAAATAGGTTTGGCTACAGCAACAATTTCCGGTTCATTTATCCAACTGTTAATCCAGTCGTTGAAAATTTGTTCATCAGGTTGTTTTAATTCTCTAAAAGTCATTTTTTACCTTTGATTTAACCGTAGTTATTGAATATATTTACTAGTAATCTTATCACACGAATTTATTTATGTTGAATAATTATTATAAAAAGCAATTTTGTAAGATAATTTCCGCAAGTATAAGGAAATCAATCTAATGGAAATGTAAGCGCTTACTTGATAAAATATGAGTAGTTAAAGGAGGACTAAATATGTCTAAACAATTATCTGAAGATTTTCTTTGGGGTGGTGCTGTTGCAGCGCACCAACTAGAAGGTGCGTGGCAAGAAGGCGGTAAAGGAGTTAGTGTCGCTGATGTCATGACGGTCGGTGGACCAGACAAAGAGCGAAACATTACGAACGGAGTCATTTCTGGAGAATATTATCCGAATCATGAAGCGATTGATTTTTATCATCACTACAAAACAGATATTGCCTTATTTAAAGAAATGGGATTTAAATGTTTTCGAACGTCAATTGCCTGGACAAGAATTTACCCTACTGGTGAAGAAAGCGAGCCAAATGAGGAAGGGTTAAAATTTTATGATGATTTATTTGATGAACTTATCAAAAATAATATTGAACCGGTCATCACATTATCTCATTTTGAATTACCATACAATTTAGTTACAAAGTATGGTGGTTTTCGGAATCGAAAATTAATTGATTTATTCGTTAAGTTCGCGACGACTTGTTTAAATCGGTACAAAGATAAGGTCAAGTATTGGATGACGTTTAACGAAATTAACAACCAAGCCAACTATGACAATGATTTTTTAGTTTTCACAAATTCCGGGCTCCATTTTAATCCTGGTGAAAATCGTGAGGAAGGTATGTACCAGGCTGCTCATAATGAATTAGTAGCTAGTGCACGAGTTGTTAAAATCGGCCATGATATTAACCCCAATTTTCAAATTGGCTGTATGATTGCGATGGGCCCTGTTTACCCAGCATCTATGAATCCAGATGATGTTCTTGCAGCTCAAAAGAGCATGGAAAAAAATTATTTCTTTGCAGATGTGCATGTCAATGGTCAATATCCAGCATTTTTAACGAAATATTGGCATCGGAAAGGATTCAACATTGAGGTTACCCAAGAAGACTTGGCAGATTTACAAGCCGGTAAGGTTGATTACATTGGCTTTAGCTATTATATGTCACATGCAGTTAAAAAACCAGAAGGTTTGAACTTTGATGACATGACACCCAAAAATAGCCAAGTGCGTAATACCTATTTACAAGCAAGTGATTGGGGATGGCAAATTGATCCTAA
This window contains:
- a CDS encoding 6-phospho-beta-glucosidase; this translates as MSKQLSEDFLWGGAVAAHQLEGAWQEGGKGVSVADVMTVGGPDKERNITNGVISGEYYPNHEAIDFYHHYKTDIALFKEMGFKCFRTSIAWTRIYPTGEESEPNEEGLKFYDDLFDELIKNNIEPVITLSHFELPYNLVTKYGGFRNRKLIDLFVKFATTCLNRYKDKVKYWMTFNEINNQANYDNDFLVFTNSGLHFNPGENREEGMYQAAHNELVASARVVKIGHDINPNFQIGCMIAMGPVYPASMNPDDVLAAQKSMEKNYFFADVHVNGQYPAFLTKYWHRKGFNIEVTQEDLADLQAGKVDYIGFSYYMSHAVKKPEGLNFDDMTPKNSQVRNTYLQASDWGWQIDPKGLRYALNWFTDKYHLPLFIVENGFGAYDKVEEDGTIHDSYRIAYLQEHIREMKLAVVEDGVDLIGYTPWGCIDLVSAGTGEMDKRYGFIYVDKNNQNEGSLKRSKKDSFYWFKDVIATNAENIN
- a CDS encoding GNAT family N-acetyltransferase, yielding MTFRELKQPDEQIFNDWINSWINEPEIVAVAKPISVSFAEYLTNLAQMKNNSMNNFVPVSNYFFIEDGLIKGGVSARWELNAHLLQFGGHIGYGVAPAWRQQGIAKKMLELTLHMYQQRKISPVLVTAEKWNTASRKTIEAHGGVLENIIKEPSTGKLFCRYWIDLNN